The region AGCGGGATCGTGAAATCGGGGTCGTCGGGAGCGTCGCCGCGAACGGCCCGGTACGTCGCCTTGTGCTCGAGAAAGATCACCGGGTCGGGATCGCGCAGCGCCGCTCGCAGCATTCCGGTGATGTCGCGCGGCGTGCTCGGCACCACCACTTTGAGCCCGGGCACGTGCGCGTAAAAGGCTTCGACGGACTGCGAGTGGTACAGCGCGCCATGGATGCCGCCACCCCACGGCATCCGGATCACGATCGGCACACCGTACGCGCCGTTCGAGCGATACCGGATGCGCGCAGCCTCGTCGACGATCTGCTCGAACGCGGGCGCACTGAAGTCCGCGAACTGCATCTCCGCCACGGGGAGCAGGCCGCCGATCGCCGCCCCGATCGCGATGCCCACGATCGAGGACTCCGCGACGGGTGTGTCGATGATGCGGTGCTTGCCGAACTCCTCGATGAAGCCGTCGGAGACGCGGAACACGCCGCCGCGAACGCCGACGTCCTCCCCCATCAGGATGTAGCGCTCGTCGCGCCGGAACTCGGCCAGCAGCGTGTCGTGCACCGCCTGCACATTGGTCTTCTCGGTCAACGATCCAACTCTATGTCCAGCGACGGGAAACGATCGGGCTGCCGCTCGCGCTGGATCGCGTACGTCGCAACGAAGATGTCCTCGCGGCTCGGCTTGGAGAAGTAGTCGCCGTCGACACCGACCGGCGTACGGTTCGCGCGGGCGGTGAGCGTGCGAGGTCCGACATCGAGGTGGTCGATGCCGCCCTGCATCTCGATGATCTGCTGGAGGATGTAGGCGGACGCGCCGCCGGGAAGATCCTCGTCAACGACGAGCAGCGCACCGGTCTTCTTCACCGACCCGACGATCGTGTGACCGACATCGAACGGAAGCAGCGTGCGCACGTCGACGATCTCGACGTCGATGTCCGCGGCCGCGAGATCCCGCGCCGCCTCGAGCGCGATCCGGCACAGAGCTCCGTATGTGACGATCGTCACGTCCGAGCCTTCGCGCAGCAGCTCCGGAACACCGAGCGGCAGGGTGTACTCGCCGATGTTCGACGGAACGCGCTCCTTCAGGCGGTACCCCGAGAGAACCTCGATCACCAGTGCGGGGTCGTCGCCGCGAAGCAGCGTGTTGTAGAAACCCGCCGCCTGCGTCATGTCGCGCGGCACGCACACGTGCATACCGCGGAGGGTGCCGAGGAGCATCTGCATCGGCGATCCGGTGTGCCAGATCCCTTGAAGGCGGTGGCCCTTGGTGCGGATGACGACCGGCGCCATCTGCCCCCCTGCGGTGCGGTAGCGCAGCGTCGCGAGGTCGTCCGACGCGAGCTGGAGCGCGAACAAGAGGTAGTCGACGTACTGGATGTCGACGATCGGGCGCAGCCCCCGCAAAGCGGCGCCGATGCCCTGGCCGAGGATCGTCGCCTCGCGGATCCCGGTGTCGGTGACGCGCAGCGCGCCGTGCTTCTCCTGGAGTCCCTCGTACACGAGATTCACGTCCCCGAGCCGGCCGACATCCTCGCCGAGGATGACGATGCGCGGGTCGCGCGTGAGGTTCGCGTCGAAGCAACGCAGCAGCACGAGTCGGCCGTCGACCGTTTCCGGCTTCGCGGGGAACTCGGGCGCGATCGGGCGGACGCGGAGCGGCGACCGGTCGGATTCGCTGAGAAGGTGTGAGTTGTAGCGGGCCTCGTTCTCTTCACGGTAGGTGCGAACGAACCGCGCGAGCTCGGCGCGCGCCGGGCCTTCGCGCCCCCGCAGCAGCGCGAGCGCGCGGAAGGCCGCGACGTAGACCGCGCGGTGGTTGAGCGGATCGCCCGCCTCGCGCAGCTCGCTCGCGAACGAGTCGAGCGGGACGCCGGACTCCGTCGCTGCGGCGGCGATGAGCGTGAGCGCCTCGTCTCGGCGACGAAGGATCGGCTCCTGGAACGTCGCGTATGCCTTCTCCCGGATCTGCTCGACCTCGGAGCGGTCGTGCTTCTCGAACTCGTCGAGCATCTCGGCGTCCGCGATCTCCTCGCGGATCATCCACTCGCGCATGCGCCGGATCGGGTCGGCCTCGACCTCGAAGGTCAGACGCTCTTTTGTCTTGTAGCGCTCGTGGCTGCCGCTGGTGGAGTGCCCCTGCGGCTGCGTCATCTCGATGACGTGCACGAGCGCGGGGACGTGCTCGCGCCGCACGCGCTCGGCGATGATCGCATAGGCATCGCAGAGCGCGACATAGTCCCAACCCTTCACGACCTCGATCTCGAATCCCGGGCCACCGTCGCGCCGCATGCCCGCGAGCGCCGCTGAAACGGAACTCTTCGTCATCTGGAGCTCGTTGGGGACCGAGATGCCGTAACCGTCGTCCCAGACGCTGATGAGGAGCGGGACCTGGAGGACGCCGACCGCGTTCACCGATTCCCAGAACAGGCCCTCGGCCGCAGCCGCGTTGCCGATCGTCGTGAAGCAGACCTCGTCGCCATTCCGCGAGAAGCCCTTCGCGGCCTCGCGAAGGACCGCGGAATCCCGGTACAGCTTCGACGCCCACGCCAGGCCGACCGACCGGGGCATGTGCGCGGCGACGGGTGAGAAGTCGGAACCGACCTGGACCGCGCCGAGGAGATCGCGCCAGTGGCCCTGCTCGTCGATGATGCGTGTCGCGTAGTGGTTCGACATCTGGCGCCCGCCGGAGAACGGATCTCGCGTCACGTCGGCGTCGGCGTAGAGCTGCGCAAAGTACTGCTGGAGCGTTGTGGTGCCCACCGCCAGCATGACCGTCTGGTCGCGGTAATAGCCGCTGCGCCAGTCGCCCGGACGAATGACGTGCGCCATCGCGAGCTGGGCGACCTCCTTGCCGTCGCCGAAGATCCCGAACGGAGCGCGTCCCGCCAGCACTTCACGCCGGCCGAGCTCGCTCGCGGCACGACTTCGCACGGCGAGGCGGTAGTCGGCGATGATCTGTTCGGCGCTGAGGGTGAGCTTGGCGCGTGGCGTCGTGATCGAGGGCCGCGAACGCGTCTTCACGCCGCCGTCAATGTTGCCAGTTTCCTTCACGCAGCGGCGGCCGCTTCGGCGCGGTCGAGGAACGGCAGAAGCGCAGCGAGGAACGCATCGGTCCGCTCGACTTGTGGAAGATGGCCGCAGTCATCGATGAGCTCGATGTGCGCCTGCGGCATCACGCCTTCTGCTTCCGCGGCATGCTCGACCGGCAGCACCCTGTCCTGCCGGCCCCAGACCACGAGCACCGGACCCGCGAAGCGCGACGCGAGCGTGACCCAGTGCTCGCGCAGCGACTGACGAACGCCGAAGATCGTCACGCCCGAACGGAGCGCGCGGACGAACTCGCCGAACGTCGGCAGGCCGTACCGCTCCGCCTCGTCGAACAGCGATGCCGGGATCCGGCGCGAGTCATAGA is a window of Candidatus Limnocylindria bacterium DNA encoding:
- a CDS encoding alpha-ketoacid dehydrogenase subunit beta produces the protein MQAVHDTLLAEFRRDERYILMGEDVGVRGGVFRVSDGFIEEFGKHRIIDTPVAESSIVGIAIGAAIGGLLPVAEMQFADFSAPAFEQIVDEAARIRYRSNGAYGVPIVIRMPWGGGIHGALYHSQSVEAFYAHVPGLKVVVPSTPRDITGMLRAALRDPDPVIFLEHKATYRAVRGDAPDDPDFTIPLGPADVKREGTDITVFAYGLMLHHSLKAAEALALEGISVDVVDVRSLRPLDAATILREARKTGKCLIVYEDNRLFGAGAEIAALIAEEAFDALDAPVMRLGGPEVPAMPYNKPQEDWFMPDPEKIATKMRELAAY
- a CDS encoding thiamine pyrophosphate-dependent enzyme — encoded protein: MKTRSRPSITTPRAKLTLSAEQIIADYRLAVRSRAASELGRREVLAGRAPFGIFGDGKEVAQLAMAHVIRPGDWRSGYYRDQTVMLAVGTTTLQQYFAQLYADADVTRDPFSGGRQMSNHYATRIIDEQGHWRDLLGAVQVGSDFSPVAAHMPRSVGLAWASKLYRDSAVLREAAKGFSRNGDEVCFTTIGNAAAAEGLFWESVNAVGVLQVPLLISVWDDGYGISVPNELQMTKSSVSAALAGMRRDGGPGFEIEVVKGWDYVALCDAYAIIAERVRREHVPALVHVIEMTQPQGHSTSGSHERYKTKERLTFEVEADPIRRMREWMIREEIADAEMLDEFEKHDRSEVEQIREKAYATFQEPILRRRDEALTLIAAAATESGVPLDSFASELREAGDPLNHRAVYVAAFRALALLRGREGPARAELARFVRTYREENEARYNSHLLSESDRSPLRVRPIAPEFPAKPETVDGRLVLLRCFDANLTRDPRIVILGEDVGRLGDVNLVYEGLQEKHGALRVTDTGIREATILGQGIGAALRGLRPIVDIQYVDYLLFALQLASDDLATLRYRTAGGQMAPVVIRTKGHRLQGIWHTGSPMQMLLGTLRGMHVCVPRDMTQAAGFYNTLLRGDDPALVIEVLSGYRLKERVPSNIGEYTLPLGVPELLREGSDVTIVTYGALCRIALEAARDLAAADIDVEIVDVRTLLPFDVGHTIVGSVKKTGALLVVDEDLPGGASAYILQQIIEMQGGIDHLDVGPRTLTARANRTPVGVDGDYFSKPSREDIFVATYAIQRERQPDRFPSLDIELDR